The genomic window CGATGCGGCCGATGGGTACCGAGTCCACCGTTTCTTCGATGTACTCGTCGACCTCGATGTCGGGCATCTCTTCCTTGGCTTCGAACAGGAGGATTTCCTGGTCGGGCAGCTGCAGGCCGGCTTCATCCGGAACGACATGCCAACGGCGAAAAGTCTCGTAGTCACCGCTATCGCGGTCCACGACCACGCGGATGTCCACGTCGCCCTGGTGGAGCTTCTTGGTGGCCTGGGCCAGCGCAGACTCGACCGCGCCGAAGACAACGTCACGTTCGACGTTCTTCTCGCGCGAGATCGCATCCACCAACATCAACATTTCGCGATTCATGCCACTGCTCCTCGATCAATCCGGTCCATTGCCTGTGGCGGCTTTGGCGGTTTTCGTCTTGCGACCCTTGAAATCCACAATCGGCGCGAGCCGCGCGTCACGCAGCTCGTCCAACCTGAAGCCGAGCGCCTGCAACGGGGCCGGCTCACGCTTCTTGCTCACTTTTTGTCCAGGCTTGGTCTTCGGCTCTTCGCTCCAGACGATCTGCCAGCCTCTGACGGAATCGCTTCCGTCGGCGCCAGCCGCACCTTCAACACGCTCCAGCGTGCCGCGAAACTTCTTGCGGGTGGGCGACACCTGGCCCGCCGCGGCCGCTCCCATGGGGGCCTTCAGCGTGAGGTCGATCACCTCGCCTGCGAAACGCTCGAAATCCTGCTCATTGCGCAGCGGCCGGTCGATACCCGGCGAGGAAACCTCGAGCCGCTTGTATTCAGCACCGTCCACTTCCAACGCGAACTGCAATTGCCGCGTGACCTTCTCACAATCTTCCACCGTGACGGCAGGATCGGGCAACCCGGCAGCCACTGCTTCCGAATTGGGGGCCATCCATGGCAAATCAATCGTCACGCGCAGCAGTCCCCCGGCCGATCTTTCGATCTCGACGAGGTCGTAGCCCAACCCTTTTACGGTCGCGACGACGGTTTGTTCCACTGTCTGCTGCAATGCCACGTGTTCGAAGGTGCCCTATCTGGAAAGCCGGAATGCCGGAAATGCACAGACCAAAAAAAACGGGCGGTTGGTACCCGCCCGTTTGGTCGTGAGCCTCGAATTATATGCCATCCAGGTGACAAATAAAGGCTTTCCCAGGCCTTAGACGGCTGCCATGCGGCCTGAGGCACGAGATTTCGACCATACCCACGCAAACATGACACTGCCGAGCCCCAAGGCAGCCGCCGCGACCAGCAAGGGCACGCCGAACGAACCGGTGCGCTGCGCCAGCGGCGCCGCAAAAAGCGGCCCCAGAATCTGGCCGACGCCATAAGACGCCGTCGCATAGCCGATCAGCCCTGCCGCTGAATTGCCGCGGAGCCGCCGCGCCTCGCGCACGGCAAACAGCGTGATGACCGTAAACGGCAAGCCGAGCAGCAAGCTGCCAAGCGCGAAGCCGACGATCGTGGGCCAAACCACCGACAGCACGACACCTGCCGCCTGCAGCGCATAAGCAATGGCCATAAGCAGCCGGTTGTCCCAATGCGTTGGCGCTCGGGCGCCGATCAGCGCGCCGACGATCACCGCCAGCCCGAACAAGGGCCAGAAAAGGTCTGGCCAGGGAGACCCAGGCAACGCCTGCCGCGCGATGACCGGCAAAAACGTCGCTGTGATGATGTACCCGAAGCCGGCGATACCGTACAGAGCGATCAACCAGCCAGCGTCGCCGCGCGCCGCCTGAGTCGCTGCAGCAGAACGAGGCGCCGCCGACATGCCCACCGACGCTGGCACTGCCTTTGCGCCATCGTCGAACACCCGCCAGATCACCGCGATCAGCGCCAGCGCCACGATGCCGAAACCGATCCACGCCGCATCGGAGCCCCAGCGCCCCACCACGCCGCCAAGCAGGCCGGTCGTCGCGATGCCAACGCCTGGCCCGGTAAAGATCACGCCGCCCAGCATCGGCGAATTGGTTTCTGCGAGCCGACGTGCGCCCCAGCCGGACGCAAAGACAAACACCCATGCGCTCATCACGCCAGCCGCCGTCCGCAGCACGCCCCAGATGCTGAAGCCGTGCAGCAATCCCATTCCGATCAGCAACGCCGCGGTCGCAATCAGGCCGCTGCGCACCATCGTTGTGGCCTTGACCCGGAGCGACGCGCAGGTCACCGCACCGACGAAGTAACCCAGGTAGTTGAGCGACGCCAGCAGACCACCCGCCTGCAGGTCGAGCTTGCCCTCATGCAACATGATCGGCAGCATCGGTGTGAAAGCGAAGCGCCCCAGCCCCATGGCGACCGCGAGCGTGACCATGCAAGCCAGCGCCGCACGCCAGGCTCCGCGGCGATCCGATTCAAAACTTGTCATGCTTCATTTCAGGTGGCCAATGCGGCCCGGACCAGTGTTTGCGTGTAGGGATGGTGTGGTGAGTCGAGCACTTCATCGACAGTGCCGCGCTCCAGGATGGCACCGTCCTTCATGACGATCACCTGATGCGCCATGGCCCGAATCACTTCGACGTCGTGCGTGATGAGCAGGTAACTCAGCCCCCGCTCGCGCTGCAGCTTTTGCAGGAGACCGAGCACCTGTTTTTGCACCGTGACGTCGAGCGCACTTGTAGGTTCGTCGAGCACCAGCAACTGCGGGTCGACGATCAGGGCACGCGCGATGGCCAGTCGCTGCCGCTGGCCGCCCGAAAATTCATGCGGATAACGGTCGAGCAGCGCCGGGAATTGAACCTCCGTCAAGCCGACATCGGCCAGCGCCGTCAGCACGCGATCCCGCCGCGCGGACGAGCCGAGCGCCGGCTCGTGCACAAGCAGCCCCTCGCCGACGATCTGCTCGACTGTCATCCGCGGTGAGAGCGACGAGAACGGATCCTGAAAAACGACCTGCATGACGCGGCGCAATGCCCGATCAGCGCCCTTGCCGGCGGCCCAGCGTTGCCCCGTCACTGCAAGCGTGCCACCGTGCGGCAGCAAGCCCAGCGCGGCCAGCGCCAACGTCGACTTGCCCGAGCCC from Variovorax sp. PAMC28562 includes these protein-coding regions:
- a CDS encoding YbfB/YjiJ family MFS transporter; this translates as MTSFESDRRGAWRAALACMVTLAVAMGLGRFAFTPMLPIMLHEGKLDLQAGGLLASLNYLGYFVGAVTCASLRVKATTMVRSGLIATAALLIGMGLLHGFSIWGVLRTAAGVMSAWVFVFASGWGARRLAETNSPMLGGVIFTGPGVGIATTGLLGGVVGRWGSDAAWIGFGIVALALIAVIWRVFDDGAKAVPASVGMSAAPRSAAATQAARGDAGWLIALYGIAGFGYIITATFLPVIARQALPGSPWPDLFWPLFGLAVIVGALIGARAPTHWDNRLLMAIAYALQAAGVVLSVVWPTIVGFALGSLLLGLPFTVITLFAVREARRLRGNSAAGLIGYATASYGVGQILGPLFAAPLAQRTGSFGVPLLVAAAALGLGSVMFAWVWSKSRASGRMAAV
- the rimP gene encoding ribosome maturation factor RimP yields the protein MALQQTVEQTVVATVKGLGYDLVEIERSAGGLLRVTIDLPWMAPNSEAVAAGLPDPAVTVEDCEKVTRQLQFALEVDGAEYKRLEVSSPGIDRPLRNEQDFERFAGEVIDLTLKAPMGAAAAGQVSPTRKKFRGTLERVEGAAGADGSDSVRGWQIVWSEEPKTKPGQKVSKKREPAPLQALGFRLDELRDARLAPIVDFKGRKTKTAKAATGNGPD